ACGCAAGCAGCAGGACGGAGGGACCACAGGAACGGCCAAGAAAACCAGAAGGTAAGAGGAAGGAGGACAAAGTGGCACGGTGATGAGCATCTTTAGCAAGTCGTACATTGGACAGAGGGACAGCTGCAGTTTCGATGCCCTAGGCTGCCtcccgtctgtctgtctgccctTATTTAGGGGGAGTCACGCCATAACCCTGAGATGTTATTTGTGCGTCACCTGCTAGGCAGTATTTGAAGTAGCTGAGTACGTGCTCATTTCATGCCAACTCTTTTGAGAGCAAAGTGCTGTGCAGGCTGTGACGCTGCAGGTACTGCTCTGTAAGAGGTTGTACTGGGCTGACTTGTAGGGGGACTGCAACCACTTTGAGACGCCAACCTGTCGTTTTTGTGCTTCACAGCGACCCGTTGTTCTCTGCGCAGCGGTTACCGCCCCATGGCTATCCTTTGGAGCACCCCTTTAATAAAGATGGATATCGTTACATCTTGGCTGAGCCTGACCCCCACGCACCTGACCCAGAGAAGTTGGAGCTAGACTGCTGGGCAGGGAAGCCTATTCCCGGGGACCTCTACAGAGCCTGCCTGTACGAACGAGTCCTCCTAGCCCTGCACGACCGAGGTACGCAGCTTGCTGATCGTACACGTTATGTAGCCAGCTCTTCTTACGAGGGGCCGTCTTCTCTAACCTCATGGTACAAGTTACTGAGGTTGCACATGTTATTGCTTTAAGAGGTGTGAATGTTAAATCTACTTCTGTATGGTCACTTGTGCAGTGATATCGAAAGGCATTAGAAATTGCAAATGAATTGTGAACGTGCTCTtatctgctgcagctcctcagtTGAAGATTTCGGATGACAGACTGACTGTCGTCGGCGAGAAGGGCTATTCAATGGTACGAGCCTCACACGGAGTGCGGAAAGGAGCGTGGTACTTTGAAATATCCATGGATGAGATGCCTCCGGACACAGCTGCCAGATTAGGCTGGTCGCAGCCATTGGGTAAATAATTTTACCAAGTATTTGTAGCGGGCATTGGTTTCTAACTAGTTcctactttttgttgttgttcgtCCCAGTAATTTAAACCTCAGAAGAGGAAGTAGTGTTCAGCTTGCCTATTTTGTCACTGCTTTACCAAGGGATAAACTCTTTCAGTAGGTGCTCTGAGCTGTGCAGaactgcagtgctggcagctcctTTATGCTGCTGCATGCGTGGCCTTGCTTAATGCTTTAGTCACCATATTTGTGCTAATGACAGTTGTATTTATTAACTGAATGTAATTATTAGCCCAAAACATGAAGGGGCGTACATATAGAGGTGTTCCTGATACAATTTGAATGTTGATCGAGAAGCATTGGTTTCTGCAGGGAACCTCCAGGCACCTCTGGGATACGACAAGTTCAGTTACTCCTGGCGCAGCAAGAAGGGAACCAAGTTTCATCAGTCAATAGGGAAGCACTATTCATCTGGCTATGGACAGGGAGATATACTGGGCTTTTACATCAGTCTTCCAGAAGACACTGAGACTGCCAAATCGCTGCCTGATACTTACAAAGATAAGGTGAGATGTGGGCTTCCTTAACTGAAGTGGTGACTGTGGGCACTAGCGGGAAACTGCTTGCTCAGACTcgtttttcctctctctgagTGTGACCTTCCCAGCCTACCTCTGGGTGTCACTCTGGTTCACAGCAGAGAAGTCTGAAGCGTTgacttcaagaaaacaaaataccccCACCCAGAGGTTCTGCCGGGGAACACTGCATGTGAACTACTGAATGAGATTTCCCACATCTCGTTTCATCTACTCTTCCCCTCCTGGTTCTCAAATATTTGAGCTGTGTGAATCACTCTTCATGGGTACTCTTGACACAATAGGCACGCCTTTCCCAGAGCAGGGCTCCTGTAGGCCTGCCATTCTTTAATATGTCACTGTAGGTAACAGATTTTCggattatttatttctgaagtggGTGTTTCCTACTATTTCAGGCTTTGATCAAATTTAAAAGCTACTTGTACTTTGAAGAGAAGGACTTTGTggacaaagcagagaagagcCTAAAGCAAGCACCTGGAAGCCAGGTAAGTTAAGCGTTGGTCGGTGGAGTGGAAGGATGCAGATCTTAAGAGTGGTGAGCCTGCTGagactgttttctgtgtatgttaGTCACTTCTATTTAATGACCACAAAGGGAGGCTGATCAtcaaaaagaatacaaaagtgAACTGACCAAACCAGCTGCACGCGTTGCTTGTAGTGTTCTTGCTGTCACTTAAGTATGTTAAAAATGTCTGGCATCAGGCAGAAGGGGAGTCACTGATAAGCTGCCTTTTGACAATTACTTTGTGGATCACAAGTAAGGTCCTGAAAGTTAGcatcagtgggaaaaaaacttttcattttacttttcagataATATTCTTCAAGAACGGTGTCAGCCAAGGTGttgcttttaaagacatttttgaaggcgtttattttcctgctatttCTTTGTACAAAGGCTGCACAGTAAGTAACATACTGTCAAAGATAATGCCTAAGTCCAGCCATAACTTTATTCATGCATAGAGTGGACGTGCTGGGAGTGTGTCAAGCAAGCCCAGTTAAGTGAGCAAAGATGGGGAgttgttttattaaaactaGTCTAGAGCAATGCAGCTGTTCACTTGTGGGATTTAACTCTCAGCGTACTGAGTGAATGCTGTCCTTTGGTGCAAGGCCGTATGTTCGCATGTTCTTGCACAGGGTGCAGTTAAGCTCAGGAGTGTAAGAGGGTGAGGCCTGAAGAATTTTGcctagctttttttccctccgtTTTCTAATGCAAATGTCTTCCATAGGTTTCTATAAACTTTGGACCGTATTTCAAGTACCCACCCAGAGATATCACTTACCGTCCAGTAAGTAATGACTGAAGttctgaccccccccccccccccccccccccgtttaAATACCCTGAGGCTATCACAAAATGTGGTTGAAAATTTGCTATGGTGGGGAGGAGCAGATTTATAGCAAGCCTGTATCTGGCCTCTTCAGGTTTTGTACTTGTAGCTTGATAGTGCAGCTGAAaggaatgtatttaaaaatcttgaaGGATAAAGcgcattaaaaaaaactttgaataGCTCTTTCCTCTTGACAAAGACGCCTTTcattgtaattaaatatttgatgcAGACTATTAGGTCCCTGATTATGCCTGTGATAGCTTTTTAATATAAGGCCTGACTTGCTGTTTAAGGaacttgcagtatttttatCTCCGCTAATGTTTTCAGGAGGGAGTCCTTGAGCACAGGCACAGGGGTGGCACTACCCCAACTGCTATACAAACAgtggtggccagcagggcttgTCCCTCTTTGTCCTGAGCCTGTGCGTTGTGCATCAAGCTAACTGCCTTTCGCTCCCCTTGCAGATGAGTGACATGGGCTGGGGTGCTGTCGTAGAACACACGCTGGCAGATGTTCTGTATCACGTAGAGACAGAAGTTGATGGAAGACGAAGCCCACCCTGGGAGCCTTAAAAGAAGTAGGTGCAGCATAACAGACCAAGGACACGGTGGCTATCAAATCAAGTGGGTTTTATTCTAGGAGAATGTGCATCACTCAGAACAATCTGTCAATGAACAAACGTGATGAAGCCAATGCAGCTCTTGGTGGCAGGCATTTTGTATGTATATTTGTTACCTGCTGAAGGTTCATGCGCTACCCCTCTGCTGGAGTCTAAGTGAATGCAGTTCTAATATGTATTGTGCTATTTGTGAGCATCTCTCGGAGTCTTCAGTAACTTCTTACGGCGTAGCTAGCTGAAGAAGCAACTATTGTGTTGAGATACTTCTCATCTGATGTACTGGGGTTGTAACAGTCATTTTTCAGTGAGAGCAGGCTGCAGTTGGACCTACCTGCTGTATGTATACGCGCAGAAGCAACATTGACACTTCTGCTCACCTGTGTTTGGCTAATTGTAAACAGCTTCCATCCAGAAGGATTGTGTTGTAGCAAGACTACTGCATGTAAGACTGAAATTTGGGCTTCTGcccaaactgtatttttttttacatgaactGGCagccagtttaaaaataaacctttctttaaactcttatatttttgtcttgtgattctttttttgtttagatATCTAGTTTCATTCGTAACCTGTAAACTCAAAGTAGCTACTTTAAATCTGAAGCTCTCCTCCAGCTAACTGTATGAAAGCACTGACTATCGTTACAGGGACTCCTGCCACTGACCATCATTACAGAGctttgaataaataattttcctgtaaaGACATGCATAATTATAGTCAAATAAGTTAGAGCTGCTTCactggggaaaggaggggaatgAATTTTAGGTTAAGTCCTGTGTTTGTACACTGAGCAGGTGCTGGCTGGCCCCGCCTTCTGAATCAGGCTCCTGGGACTGCCCTAATAACTAATTAGCCAAGGCCTTTAATAGCAGACATTACTAATAAAGCTTTAACTGATGCAGAAGGCTGGGCCAGCACATGCTGTATGTGCAAACACAATACCTGAAGGGAGTAAAATTTCAGGTTGTCCTGCACGTGCACTCTGAGCATGTGCTGGCTGGGCTCGTCTTCTAAATCAGGCTCCTAGGAGCTCCCGGCTAATTAGTTAAAGCTTTATTAGTAATGTCTGCTATTAAAGGCCTGGCTTGTTAGAACAGGCTGGAGTTAAACTGTGTCTGACTTACCTAATTACCAAGATCCCTACTTTTACCCCTGAACAAAGCATTAAATACTAGTCCGTGCAGGAGGGCAGGTGCTGCCTCGGGGCCGGGCGCAGTCAGCAGCTCACTGCCACCGTGCGGGCCAGGCGCTCCCGGAGGTGGTTGGCGAAGTCCACCTGCGTCTGGGACAGAACCTGGTTGATGATGGTCTTCGGCAGCCAGCCCTAGAGAGGAGCAGACAACAGCCCGTGAGTGGAACTCGCCGCAGATGTAACCCTTACGTTTCGTGTGAAATAATTCACTGTGGAGCTTACCTTCAGGTCAATGCTAAGAAGCCATATCAACTTGGTTTGCGAAGGGTC
The Cygnus olor isolate bCygOlo1 chromosome 27, bCygOlo1.pri.v2, whole genome shotgun sequence DNA segment above includes these coding regions:
- the ASH2L gene encoding set1/Ash2 histone methyltransferase complex subunit ASH2; this encodes MEGAGDASEALDAQAGSVDEENGRQLGEIELQCGICTKWFTADTFGIDTTSCLPFMTNYSFHCNVCHHSGNTYFLRKQANLKEMCLSALANLTWQSRTQDEHPKTMFSKDKDIIPFIDKYWECMTTRQRPGKMTWPNNIVKTMCKERDVFLVKEHPDPGSKDPEEDYPKFGLLDQDLANIGPAYDNQKQNNAVSTSGSLNGGIAAGGSGKGRGAKRKQQDGGTTGTAKKTRSDPLFSAQRLPPHGYPLEHPFNKDGYRYILAEPDPHAPDPEKLELDCWAGKPIPGDLYRACLYERVLLALHDRAPQLKISDDRLTVVGEKGYSMVRASHGVRKGAWYFEISMDEMPPDTAARLGWSQPLGNLQAPLGYDKFSYSWRSKKGTKFHQSIGKHYSSGYGQGDILGFYISLPEDTETAKSLPDTYKDKALIKFKSYLYFEEKDFVDKAEKSLKQAPGSQIIFFKNGVSQGVAFKDIFEGVYFPAISLYKGCTVSINFGPYFKYPPRDITYRPMSDMGWGAVVEHTLADVLYHVETEVDGRRSPPWEP